A genome region from Gossypium hirsutum isolate 1008001.06 chromosome A04, Gossypium_hirsutum_v2.1, whole genome shotgun sequence includes the following:
- the LOC107931086 gene encoding dirigent protein 4, translating into MRGTWMLSWILIICLSQVAVQSQYYSKSRPYHPRPAKVTNLHFFMHEHTGVTAVVVAQANITSNNSSVPFATLVAVNDPLRTGPEPDSEVIGNVQGIALMAGMNASSTQYIDFAFNTGKFNGSSLSVFSRGEPGLAVVGGRGRFMMATGVALFNPILINATTVIIELNVTVIHY; encoded by the coding sequence ATGAGAGGAACATGGATGTTGAGTTGGATTCTGATCATCTGCCTCTCCCAAGTAGCAGTGCAGAGCCAATACTACTCGAAGAGCCGACCATATCATCCCAGGCCAGCTAAGGTCACCAATCTTCACTTCTTTATGCACGAACATACGGGTGTTACAGCAGTCGTGGTAGCCCAAGCTAACATCACAAGCAATAATTCATCAGTGCCATTTGCCACCCTAGTTGCCGTTAATGATCCCCTCAGGACTGGTCCTGAGCCTGACTCGGAGGTGATTGGAAATGTTCAGGGTATTGCGCTAATGGCTGGAATGAATGCATCCAGCACACAATACATAGATTTTGCATTTAATACCGGTAAGTTTAACGGCAGCTCTCTAAGCGTATTTTCAAGGGGAGAACCTGGGCTTGCGGTGGTCGGAGGAAGAGGACGATTCATGATGGCAACAGGGGTTGCACTATTTAACCCTATCCTTATAAATGCCACCACTGTCATTATTGAATTAAACGTTACTGTAATTCATTACTAA